AGAGCGCAGCGAGGTCCTGGTGACCGGGCGCAGCGTTGGGGAAGCCATCGGCCAGGGCAAGGCCCGCGTCATCCTGGATGTCCACAAGATCGACCAGTTCCAGGCGGGCGAGGTCTTGGTGACCAACAAGACGGACCCTGACTGGGAACCGATCATGAAGAAGGCCAGCGCCATCGTCACCAACCAGGGCGGGCGCACCTGCCACGCGGCCATCATCGCCCGGGAGATGGGCATTCCGGCCATCGTCGGCTGTGGCGACGCAACGTCTGTTCTCGAAAACGGCCAAGAAATCACGGTTTCCTGCTCCGAGGGAGAAGAGGGCCGAGTATACGCCGGTCTGCTGCCCTTTGAGGTGCGCGAGGTTGCCCTTGAGAACCTGCCGCGGACCCGTACCCAGATCATGATGAATGTCGGCAATCCCCAAGAAGCCTTTGGGCTGTCCGCTATTCCCAATGACGGGGTCGGCCTGGCGCGGCTTGAGTTCATCATTGCCAACCACATTCAGGTGCACCCCCTGGCTCTGCTGCACTTCGATCACCTTGAGGACGAAGCAGTCAAGGCGAAGATTGCCAAGCTGACGGCGCTCTATGACGATAAGCCAGCCTACTTTATCGATAAGCTGGCCTACGGTATGGGCACCATTGCCGCGGCTTTCTATCCCAATCCGGTGATCGTGCGCCTGTCGGACTTCAAGAGCAACGAGTATGCAAACTTGCTGGGAGGCCGCCAGTTTGAGCCGAAGGAAGAAAACCCGATGATCGGCTGGCGGGGGGCGTCTCGCTACTACGACGAGCGCTACCGGGATGCTTTTGCCTTTGAGTGCAAGGCGCTCAAGCGGGTGCGCAATGAGATGGGCCTGCGCAACGTGATCCCGATGATTCCCTTCTGCCGGACTCCGGATGAGGGTCGCCGGGTTTTGGCGGAGATGGCCAAGTACGGCCTGGAGCGGGGCAAGGATGGCTTGCAGGTCTACGTGATGTGCGAGCTGCCCAGTAACGTCATCTACGCCGATGAGTTTAGCGAGGTCTTTGATGGCTTCTCCATTGGCTCGAATGACTTGACGCAGCTGACCCTGGGCCTCGATCGCGACTCAGCGCTGGTGGCGCACATCTTTGATGAGCGCAATGAGGCGGTGAAGCGGATGGTGGCGATCGCCATTCGCTCAGCCAAGAAGTACGGTCGTAAGATCGGCATCTGTGGCCAGGCTCCCAGCGACTATCCAGAGTTTGCTCGCTTCTTGGTGGAGCTTGGCATCGACTCGATGAGTCTCAACCCAGACACCGTGGTGAAGACCACGCTGGACATCGCCAAGGTGGAGACCGCTGGCAATGCCATGGACACCATCATGGACATCGCCCAAGCTCGCTAAAAGTTGGTGTTGCTAACGCCAGCCCGATGCCCAAGGGCTGGCTCTCCGTCCCCACGATGCGCCATCGCGGGGACTTTCTCTACTACTGCTGTAAACCTCCCACGGAAAACTAACCAGAATGACTTCTACCCACGATCGCAACCAAGCCTACTTGCAACTGCTAGAGATTCCGCCGGGGTATCTCAACATCATGGGATACGTGGATGAATCGTCAGTCAATGGTCCCGGCTGTCGGGCTGTTGTCTGGGTGCAGGGATGTCTGCGCGAGTGCAAGGGCTGCTTTAATCCGGAGTCGTGGTCTTTTGATATTAACCATCTCATTTCCGTGGAGCGCCTAGCGGAGCGCGTGCTGGCCAATCCTCGCAATCAGGGAATAACCTTCTCCGGAGGAGAGCCGTTTTGGCAGGCTCCGGCTCTGGCAGCTCTAGCTCGCCTGCTCAAGGCTCAGGGCCTGACGGTGATGGCCTTCACGGGGTTTACCCTAGAGCACCTGCGATCGGACTATGCGCCGGCTGGGGCTCAAGATCTCCTCGATCAGCTAGATATCTTGATTGATGGTCCCTACGTGGAGTCCCTCGCGATCCATTCTCCCAACTCGCCAGTTTCATCCAGTAACCAGCGCGTGCATGTCTTCAATCCTGCTTTGGCGGATCAGATCTCGTGGGCGAGCGATCAGATTGAAATTCATATCTTGCGCGATGGCAGTCGCATTGTGACGGGCTATCGAGGCACGCTGGAGATGTCAGAGTATGCCGATGGCGGAAATACTTTAGAGAGTTGGTAGCAGGGGCGCGAGACTCTGGAGAAGAATCACCAGACCGATACTGGCGATCGCCCAGCTGAAGAGATCAATGAATTTGCCTTGAGCCTGTCGCCTGCTGCAAGCCACTTGGAGATTGTGGCCAATTTGGTGGATGCCTGCCAACAGAACCCAGTTGACGGCAACCAGAAGATACAGCACTAGAAAAAGAAAGATACGGGCGATTCCAGGAATTGGTAGCGGTAAAAAAAGAGAGATAAAGCCAAAAGAGAGAAATAAAATCAAGCCGCCCCGCAAAGCATCGGAGAGAGAAGGCGTGATCCGAGCTAGGAGATCTTTTTGCGTGATCTCTCGAAGCACTGTGAAGATAATCGAGGCGATCGAGAGATAGGGTAGCAGGAAAAGATAGATGGCAGCCCCAAGCTCGACGGGGCCTCCCTCAAAGTTGCCTTGCCCGCTGGGATCGGCCATGGTGACCAGAAATTTGACAAAGAGATCGGCCAGGGAATTATCAGGCAGCGAGCCGTCCTGGCGAGTGCTGAACATGAGTAGAAAAAGCAAGAACCCGAAAAGAAAAAAGCCCAAACCGGCGCCGATACAGCTAGCTTTTAATAGGTTGGTGAGATATCGAATGAGAAAATTGACAACGATAAGCTGCGATCGCTGAAGCATGAAGAGGAAGTGGCTACAAAGCCCACAGGCTTGAGAGCGACTTCACTCTAGCTCAGGCTGGGCGAGGTCTCATAGTGCTGCTCAAATAGTGCTGCTCAAAGGGAATAGGAGCGCTGCTGATCTGGGCGACTTCTTGGCGGAGGGTTTCGGCGTTGCCCCAAATAATCACCTCATCGGGGCGATCGCGAATTTCCTGCTCGATTTGATGACAGTACTGGTCGTGATCGCGAGCCACAAAGAAGCCGTAGGTGCGGCAGGGAATCGGGCGAGAGGCGTAGATCCGGCAGGCTCCCTCGGCTTCATTGAGGTAGGGGCAGACGACGGCGTTGCCCACGGCGTCGGCGGCAATTTGGGCCAGGAGTTCCTGGATCCGCTGCTCAACGACAGCGCGCTCAGCCTCGGGGAGAGCAGCCACCGCTGCATCGACGCGGTCCCATTCGGCCTGGCTGATCTCAGGGGGATGGGCGAGGTGGCGGCAGCAGTGATCGCAGCCGCGCTGACAGGGCCACCAATCCCGCTCTGCGCGAATGGTTTGGACTCTAGATTCGATGCGATCGTCGAGGTCTTGCAGGTGCTGCTGCGGGTCGCTCATGGGGTTGGGCCGAGATGATTGCTCCTATTGATTTTAGGCTGATGCTGAGCCATTAATTGGCCGAAGAGATAACCCGCGATCGCTCGAAAAAGCAAGCTAGAGAGGTAGAGATTATCTGCTAGAAAAGGCTGTAAAAGATAGAAAAATAGAGTCCCTTTTCTTGCAAAGTGCGGTTGTTTTCATGGGTCGATCGCAGGGGAATTCCCCAGTCGACGCGAGCATTCAGGCGATCGCCCATTTGCCAGCGTAGTCCCAGACCTACCGAAGCCAGAGTGCTAGGGCTGAGCACAGAGTCACTGTCTCGGTTCCACGCCGTGCCAAAGTCCACGAAAGGCGTCAGCTGCAAGACGCTGTCCCATCGCCGAACGCGCGCGATCGGAAGACGCATCTCCGCAGATACCAGTGCTCCGCTGTCCGCCAGCACCAAATCTTGGCGATAGCCGCGCACGCTCCCGTGTCCTCCCAGCCCAAACTGCTCCAGGGGCACCAGCGGTCGGTCGGCTAGCTGGAACTCCCCGCGCAGCAGCAGCAACGTATCCGGCGCCAGGAGCCTGACCCACTGTCCCTGGCCCTGCCACGACCAAAAGCGGCTGTCGGGGCCTTGCTCATTGAGAGTGGCATCCAAAATACCAAGGCCCATGTTGAGCTGAGAGCGTGCCGCCAGAACCTGGCGATCGCTCCTGCGCGTCCATTCTTGGGAAAATCTCAGCGCTGAAACCTGGGTGCGTCCCTGCTCATCTGCGCCCCGGGCCGGAAATGGAATCTCTCCCCCCAGCAGGGAGGACTGGCTCTGGCGATGGCTGGCGCTGAGGCTGAGCGCAAATTCTTCTTGAGGCGTTTCCACCAGCGGCTGGCGCAGCGTCAGTTCGTAGTAGCGCGAGCTTGCGTTGATATCTAGCTGATCAAAGAGGCCCTGGATCACCTGGCTGCTAGAAGTGCCGTAGGCAAAATTAAGGGTGCCATTGCGCGCATTGAGAGGCAATGTATAGGCGATATCTAAAGTGTTGCTGCCATCGGTGTTGGTG
This genomic stretch from Geitlerinema sp. PCC 7407 harbors:
- the ppsA gene encoding phosphoenolpyruvate synthase — protein: MVSTPSAGSQSSVVSKDRAFTLWFDEVGIADIPLVGGKNASLGEMIQQLMPKGVSVPNGFATTAYAYRYFIQQAGLEIQLRELFSDLNVEDVQNLRERGKRARSLILNTPFPTDLQESIAVSYRKLCDRYGPDTDVAVRSSATAEDLPDASFAGQQETYLNIHGESAVLEACHKCFASIFTDRAISYRQIKGFDHFEIALSVGVQKMVRSDLASSGVMFSIDTETGFKNAALVTAAYGLGENVVQGAVNPDEYFVFKPTLKDGFRPILEKRLGTKELKMVYDLGGSKSTKNVSVDERDRAQFCITDDEILLLARWACQIEDHYSEVRGIYTPMDIEWAKDGITGEMFIVQARPETVQSQKASNVLRSYHLQERSEVLVTGRSVGEAIGQGKARVILDVHKIDQFQAGEVLVTNKTDPDWEPIMKKASAIVTNQGGRTCHAAIIAREMGIPAIVGCGDATSVLENGQEITVSCSEGEEGRVYAGLLPFEVREVALENLPRTRTQIMMNVGNPQEAFGLSAIPNDGVGLARLEFIIANHIQVHPLALLHFDHLEDEAVKAKIAKLTALYDDKPAYFIDKLAYGMGTIAAAFYPNPVIVRLSDFKSNEYANLLGGRQFEPKEENPMIGWRGASRYYDERYRDAFAFECKALKRVRNEMGLRNVIPMIPFCRTPDEGRRVLAEMAKYGLERGKDGLQVYVMCELPSNVIYADEFSEVFDGFSIGSNDLTQLTLGLDRDSALVAHIFDERNEAVKRMVAIAIRSAKKYGRKIGICGQAPSDYPEFARFLVELGIDSMSLNPDTVVKTTLDIAKVETAGNAMDTIMDIAQAR
- a CDS encoding 4Fe-4S single cluster domain-containing protein → MTSTHDRNQAYLQLLEIPPGYLNIMGYVDESSVNGPGCRAVVWVQGCLRECKGCFNPESWSFDINHLISVERLAERVLANPRNQGITFSGGEPFWQAPALAALARLLKAQGLTVMAFTGFTLEHLRSDYAPAGAQDLLDQLDILIDGPYVESLAIHSPNSPVSSSNQRVHVFNPALADQISWASDQIEIHILRDGSRIVTGYRGTLEMSEYADGGNTLESW
- a CDS encoding YkgJ family cysteine cluster protein, with product MSDPQQHLQDLDDRIESRVQTIRAERDWWPCQRGCDHCCRHLAHPPEISQAEWDRVDAAVAALPEAERAVVEQRIQELLAQIAADAVGNAVVCPYLNEAEGACRIYASRPIPCRTYGFFVARDHDQYCHQIEQEIRDRPDEVIIWGNAETLRQEVAQISSAPIPFEQHYLSSTMRPRPA